A window of the Pogona vitticeps strain Pit_001003342236 chromosome 4, PviZW2.1, whole genome shotgun sequence genome harbors these coding sequences:
- the CEP250 gene encoding centrosome-associated protein CEP250 isoform X2, whose product MGDVFFSKATAIGTASGRTTFPTSDRNGSRLTEKSATQLTCGLGPQVFLSTHRTFASQMEEQTASSMKLQAVQLLADEQLLALHHQMVESQASYHHKLQSSQEAQHRQAILIQKLQTKVLHYRNWCKELEQHLKAARESHVCLQDYKEDRSLEKALIQLEEEQQRCENLAGVNILLRKHLDKANEVNEALQEDIRKLTADWTKARAELEFKESEWHKEREFFESYMQAEHDRILGIWRQVVTLRRYYMEMKTATDRDLSELKAEQVRLSGSILVSCFRLNSETQRWETSSVGSSVQRCQMREQQPYLSPEKTDMEKDIYQQAQAIMNLRVKGDLAKEDLQNRVIELTALLEKSQKQNEEKEKSLKSLRDSLEILEANRLEMEYEQSLSKNVNEEILSLQHVIKEISQAVINESDETVCNLQAENHAEPCSSLQQKLGDPRGTLFLVRNVLSRRSNEVQHLKQQLLASQNTVSSLEEQQEQQQGYCCLLRQKLEQMERERDTLTDQLQHLHSTLDTFRSDHASLEKSQKELQQQLEVLEQEACHLRCSNTELQLKGDMMNGEKEDQQQDLERMLREREHLQEDRNALEEKHSLLRNELLAVREQLEKSRLDEELLKQEKNELTSALEQTEQSLAELTSAHNKLKAEIADLHDVTTKMSALNEALAVDKVELNQLILKLEQENQMLLDKVDHLEKIRVSSQKQLKQTERTNQELCAEKIQLEQFLHKADELQNSLQDELRELKDEQKETCEKLNKLHHQHETSSTNLEQAHQESYHLKEVLAKMSQEKEMLMREKSTLEVRLGAAERERLTLTEQVAEFRSTKDILESSLFQAQQQVSQLEINNGHLEMKVQAITQAKEVIQGEIQCLRNELEIEKSKVEQEKEEKGQQLLQAEQKYQETFNHYEILHKEEMNTVFQELKSERERHRMELEQVLQRMVKEKEDTESLYERKLQELQQEVIAVQAQMESELIKEQNAKQQMLLEKESERKSLLGEFFQTKEELDGTRQQLEYLHQEMQKHQGEEQDTIHSLEADLKEAQNTMERLEQQHREEIKSLKEEINILLQQQDALQSQVQELESQLLTANDSCQLLSLETQQHLRNIQELSKQKELEVTHLQKMLEAERKQREEMVHKNIELQSQKEEIEHRNRELRAMLQNQWEAEKYLNRELQRKQEEMEHQRATLEVLEREHRSWEEAEHQNSKRHSVLQKQWEEVRCQNKQLQTQKEEAEVQNIELQHQKEELEHQNAQLKVALQRQQEEADQERAALHIHWEEAQQRCAELQSWKEKVEHQNAELQALLCSQREELQCQIMELKTKQKEMEDQNTALQKMKKEQSQWEEVECQNSELKAALETLEQERASVALLLEEKEVKLQKLQDSDNFHQGEIAKLNTALQQSEQLHVAYRREVQELKGQIQSLKQMTVEKETALAAHKEQLTQDLEVTRASEQHVKDSMQMLEAEVSKLRLSLQSTESRAEALASECRHACSARWEAQSQLTKLSSVLQYMLCNSPDEKLERRGQGDNNISNSLSISGEQDNVMGLSLSQTKDFSREVTVERVAEAVQNLRKDLWRTRLERDEMRKNSEKLKQELSEKVAERDRANAKAQELQHWLTQSQEEQNMAEGKRGSLESALMEEVIAFKEENVTLRGKVVALEKTLEITEKQKKNILNEQDMLQIAKEKLSCELAFLRESVKASDIQAKAMEKMNQSLEQELQTTLSALRLKEEELETHKERIKTLQQEAGVGRALQENLDYLTVILGKRDEEIKAQLQQIQDLERHGEIQKAAVEHLTENLEKRSQETESQKTQIEGLRKENEMHKAALKRLNLDLEERIQSMNSEQEKIQTLEELTQIQRITIERLTLNLEEKVKTTKTMEEKIQFLQGNKCSEIESLMKELSDLKAQLSEKDWELASQKQLLQEQEEQGKKREKTLQTSLEHMKAILRDKEREVEFQGEQLMSFQQCEAQKEARLRELNEKVKQLAFIVTERDEELESQKQQIKEREGEMEVERKALQELIAKTQASLKEKNIELEFQRKHEEEVEQHIRVLLGDVQYSTAVLKKKNGSAQPQEELLKQFRKQHTWETIIDMLEQLRLVLMEREEETKFLNEQQKEHKEEKERIVTEMQINLQQALRSGERQLESLKEENCQLRQREEKAMAEKHSILETLEATRSFLQDRDKEIISLEELIKKLTREKEMGQSKIASLQQDLNRVKQLMSEKEELLVRQAEEISTHQLKVELTLTELKECQNQASHLEEVIKQREQENEKDFQEFQYRNKQIKEYEECSCGEDEFLKEGQNEREEEMKAQDGRKQKQMKYEIKKLQESIQHLQHALKEKVDEVEGQREKAEQLEEKVRSKEKELLMYSEQLKEITSVLRLQGSNEENNLKNYIQRLLIWEEEGKAMREALQEKDQQLEWQKEKNQHLENEKNVKKEELDRITAILKKTESGEIEWRERAQKLGLSLAQSEQALRVLREEMVIVQSMVSDRDRDRFHLQEQLDTTLRALEEERLITKALVGDVDRWPGDNDVPDVQHRVSGEAVKKEGVLPWVAEKTLLHKRLQLLQQAVARLENDKQGLEQHNTQLRNALQQVEHERRKLKKSCGNLSLSLGLSQTDSDLSKTSSFGKEETQVLHKQLAEFQKQVSVLQKQLSLERKQKQDYIDSCAKRNREISSLHQELSDSLAAVAREPEATVLELETHKLDESLNHSLALAGVGWDCLISEKQLMSSTPKSIPQNSR is encoded by the exons GGACCTGTCTGAGTTAAAGGCTGAGCAAGTGAGACTTTCTGGCTCTATACTTGTCAGTTGCTTCCGTCTAAATTCTGAAACACAGCGCTGGGAGACTAGCAGTGTAGGAAGCTCTGTTCAGAGGTGCCAGATGCGAGAGCAGCAGCCTTATTTGAGCCCTGAGAAAACAGATATGGAAAAGGACATATACCAGCAAGCACAAGCAATTATGAACTTACGTGTCAAAGGAGACTTGGCAAAGGAAGATCTTCAAAATAG gGTGATTGAGTTGACTGCCTTGCTTGAAAAGTCTCAAAAACAGaatgaggagaaggagaagagttTGAAGTCTCTCAGGGACAGTCTGGAGATTCTG GAGGCTAATCGTTTGGAGATGGAATATGAACAATCATTGAGCAAGAATGTAAATGAAGAGATCCTTTCTCTTCAACATGTGATAAAAGAAATAAGTCAA GCAGTAATAAATGAGAGTGATGAAACCGTTTGCAATCTGCAAGCTGAGAACCATGCTGAGCCTTGTAGTTCCTTGCAACAGAAGCTTGGTGACCCACGTGGTACTCTCTTCCTTGTGCGTAATGTGCTGAGCAGAAGAAGCAATGAAGTGCAG CACCTGAAACAGCAGCTCTTAGCCAGTCAGAATACTGTCAGTTCTTTGGAAGagcaacaagagcagcagcaaggGTACTGCTGCCTTTTGAGACAAAAGCTGGAGCAAATGGAACGAGAACGAGACACGCTTACTGACCAACTTCAACATCTTCATTCTACATTGGACACCTTCCGGAG TGACCATGCATCCCTCGAGAAGTCTCAGAAAGAAttgcagcagcagctggaagTCTTAGAACAGGAGGCTTGTCACTTGCGTTGTAGCAACACTGAATTACAGCTTAAAGGAGACATGATGAATGGGGAAAAGGAAGACCAGCAGCAAGACTTGGAAAGGATGCTGCGGGAGAGAGAACACCT TCAAGAAGATCGAAATGCCCTGGAAGAAAAGCATTCCTTATTAAGAAATGAGTTGCTAGCTGTGAGAGAACAACTTGAAAAATCTCGTCTTGATGAGGAGTTgttgaaacaagaaaaaaatgaactgacttCAGCACTAGAGCAG ACTGAGCAGTCACTTGCAGAGTTAACCAGTGCACATAATAAACTGAAGGCAGAAATTGCTGATCTTcatgatgtgactacaaaaatgAGTGCTCTTAATGAAGCTCTAGCAGTGGACAAAGTGGAGTTGAATCAACTAATCTTGAAG TTGGAGCAGGAAAACCAGATGCTCTTGGACAAAGTGGATCACCTAGAGAAAATAAGGGTTTCTTCACAGAAACAGCTCAAACAAACTGAAAGAACAAATCAGGAATTATGTGCAGAGAAGATTCAGCTGGAGCAGTTCTTACATAAGGCTGATGAGTTGCAGAATAGCTTACAGGATGAGTTGAGAGAGCTGAAAGATGAACAGAAAGAAACCTGTGAGAAGCTGAATAAA CTTCATCACCAGCATGAAACATCTAGTACCAATCTGGAACAAGCACACCAGGAGTCATATCATCTTAAAGAAGTCCTAGCGAAGATGTCCCAAGAAAAGGAGATGCTGATGCGAGAGAAGTCTACACTGGAAGTACGTCTGGGGGCTGCCGAGAGGGAGAGGTTGACCCTTACAGAGCAAGTAGCAGAGTTCAG ATCGACAAAAGATATTCTAGAATCGAGCCTCTTTCAAGCTCAGCAGCAAGTGTCTCAATTGGAAATTAACAATGGTCATTTGGAAATGAAAGTTCAGGCAATCACACAGGCCAAAGAAGTTATACAAG GAGAAATACAGTGCCTTCGTAATGAACTGGAAATAGAAAAATCAAAAGTTgagcaagaaaaggaagaaaaaggacagCAGCTCTTGCAGGCAGAACAAAAATACCAAGAAACATTCAATCATTATGAAATTTTACATAAGGAGGAAATGAATACAGTTTTTCAAGAATTG AAATCGGAACGAGAACGTCACCGCATGGAATTGGAGCAGGTGCTGCAGCGCATGGTCAAGGAAAAAGAAGACACTGAAAGTCTGTATGAGAGGAAGCTCCAAGAACTGCAGCAGGAGGTCATTGCTGTACAAGCACAGATGGAAAGTGAACTTATTAAGGAACaaaatgctaagcaacag ATGCTGCTTGAAAAAGAAAGTGAGAGGAAATCCTTACTAGGGGAGTTTTTCCAGACAAAAGAGGAATTGGATGGTACTCGCCAGCAGCTGGAGTATCTCCATCAGGAAATGCAGAAGCATCAAGGGGAGGAGCAG gaTACTATACACAGTCTGGAAGCTGATCTGAAGGAGGCTCAGAATACAATGGAAAGATTAGAACAGCAGCACAGGGAAGAAATAAAATCTCTCAAAGAAGAAATCAATATCCTTCTTCAACAACAGGATGCTTTGCAAAGCCAG GTACAAGAGCTGGAATCCCAGTTGTTGACAGCAAACGATTCTTGCCAGTTGCTTAGCTTAGAGACTCAGCAACATTTAAGAAACATACAAGAATTGTCGAAACAGAAGGAACTGGAAGTCACACACCTCCAAAAGATGCTGGAAGCTGAAAGGAAGCAGAGAGAGGAGATGGTGCATAAGAATATTGAGTTACAGAGCCAGAAGGAAGAGATAGAGCACAGGAATAGAGAACTGCGAGCTATGTTACAAAATCAGTGGGAGGCAGAAAAATATCTGAACAGAGAGTTGCAGAGAAAGCAGGAAGAAATGGAGCACCAGCGTGCCACTCTTGAAGTGCTGGAAAGGGAGCACCGGTCCTGGGAAGAAGCAGAGCATCAAAATTCAAAGCgacattctgtgcttcagaaacaGTGGGAGGAGGTCAGATGTCAAAATAAACAGCTGCAAACTCAGAAAGAGGAGGCAGAGGTTCAGAATATAGAGCTGCAGCACCAAAAAGAGGAGCTAGAACATCAGAATGCACAGTTGAAGGTGGCACTTCAGAGGCAACAAGAAGAAGCAGACCAGGAGAGAGCAGCCCTTCATATCCATTGGGAAGAGGCCCAGCAAAGGTGTGCAGagttgcagagttggaaggagaAAGTTGAACATCAGAACGCAGAATTGCAGGCCCTTCTTTGTAGTCAAAGAGAAGAGTTGCAGTGTCAGATTATGGAGCTTAAGACCAAGCAGAAGGAGATGGAAGATCAGAACACTGCTCTGCAGAAGATGAAGAAAGAGCAGAGCCAATGGGAAGAGGTTGAGTGTCAGAATTCAGAGCTTAAGGCAGCATTGGAAACTCTGGAGCAGGAACGAGCTAG TGTGGCTCTGTTGTTGGAGGAGAAAGAGGTTAAGCTCCAAAAACTGCAAGACAGTGATAATTTTCATCAAGGTGAAATTGCCAAATTGAATACTGCCTTGCAGCAATCAGAGCAACTACATGTTGCATACAGAAGAGAGGTGCAGGAGCTCAAAGGCCAG ATACAGTCACTCAAACAAATGACGGTAGAGAAGGAGACAGCTTTAGCAGCTCACAAAGAACAGCTGACCCAAGACCTAGAAGTAACCCGTGCTAGTGAGCAGCATGTGAAGGACTCCATGCAGATGCTGGAGGCTGAAGTATCTAAGCTGCGCCTAAGCCTACAGAGCACAGAGAGTAGGGCTGAGGCATTGGCATCAGAGTGTCGGCATGCTTGTTCTGCCCGTTGGGAGGCACAGTCGCAGCTGACTAAGTTGAGTTCAGTTCTACAGTACATGTTGTGTAACAGCCCTGATGAAAAACTGGAACGCAGAGGCCAAGGAGACAACAACATTTCCAATTCTTTGTCCATTAGTGGAG AACAGGATAATGTAATGGGACTTTCGCTGTCTCAGACAAAGGACTTTTCCAGAGAAGTTACAGTGGAGAGAGTGGCAGAAGCTGTTCAGAACCTGCGGAAAGATTTATGGCGGACTCGCCTAGAGCGG GATGAAATGAGAAAGAATTCTGAGAAACTGAAGCAAGAACTCAGTGAAAAGGTAGCAGAAAGGGATCGTGCAAATGCCAAAGCACAAGAACTGCAACATTGGTTGACTCAAAGCCAGGAAG AACAAAACATGGCAGAAGGCAAACGGGGCTCCTTGGAATCTGCTTTGATGGAAGAGGTCATTGCcttcaaagaagaaaatgtgacTTTACGTGGGAAGGTGGTTGCtttggagaagactcttgagattacagagaagcaaaaaaagaatATACTG AATGAACAAGATATGCTACAAATAGCTAAAGAAAAGCTGTCATGTGAGTTGGCCTTTCTTCGGGAATCTGTCAAAGCTTCAGATATTCAAGCAAAAGCCATGGAAAAGATGAATCAGTCTCTAGAGCAGGAGCTTCAAACAACTCTCTCAGCTCTCAGGCTTAAAGAAGAGGAATTAGAGACCCACAAAGAGAGGATTAAAACTTTGCAACAAGAGGCAGGAGTCGGAAGAGCTCTGCAAGAAAACCTGGACTATCTGACTGTTATACTAGGAAAGAGAGATGAAGAAATAAAAGCCCAACTGCAGCAGATTCAGGATTTGGAGAGGCATGGAGAAATTCAAAAAGCTGCTGTAGAACACCTCACTGAAAACCTAGAAAAGAGAAGTCAAGAAACTGAATCTCAAAAAACTCAGATTGAAGGTTTGAGAAAGGAGAACGAAATGCATAAGGCTGCTTTAAAGAGACTAAATTTAGATTTAGAAGAGAGGATTCAGTCCATGaattctgaacaagaaaagaTCCAGACACTGGAAGAGCTGACACAAATCCAAAGAATTACAATAGAACGGTTGACTTTAAATTTAGAGGAGAAAGTAAAGACAACTAAAACCATGGAGGAGAAAATCCAGTTTTTACAAGGGAATAAATGCTCAGAAATTGAGTCTTTGATGAAAGAGCTAAGTGATTTGAAAGCACAGTTGAGTGAGAAAGATTGGGAACTGGCGTCTCAAAAGCAGTTGcttcaagaacaagaagaacaggGGAAAAAGCGTGAAAAGACACTTCAGACAAGCTTAGAACACATGAAGGCCATTCTGAGGGATAAAGAAAGGGAAGTAGAATTCCAGGGGGAACAGTTAATGAGTTTCCAGCAGTGTGAGGCTCAAAAGGAAGCTCGTCTCCGTGAGCTTAATGAGAAAGTAAAACAGTTGGCATTCATAGTGACTGAAAGAGATGAAGAGCTTgagtcacaaaaacagcaaataaaagaaagagaaggagaaatggaagTGGAACGGAAGGCTCTTCAGGAACTTATAGCAAAGACACAGGCatccctgaaggaaaaaaatatagagCTAGAGTTCCAGAGGAAACATGAAGAAGAAGTGGAACAACATATACGAGTTCTGCTTGGAGATGTCCAGTATAGCACAGCAGtcttaaagaagaaaaatggcagtGCCCAGCCTCAAGAAGAGCTGTTAAAGCAGTTCAGGAAACAGCATACATGGGAGACAATTATTGATATGTTGGAGCAACTTAGACTGGTGttaatggagagagaagaagaaacaaagtttCTGAATGAGCAGCAAAAAGAAcacaaggaagagaaagaaagaatagtaACAGAAATGCAGATAAATCTGCAGCAAGCTTTGAGAAGTGGAGAGAGACAGCTGGAATCCTTAAAGGAAGAGAACTGCCAACTTCGGCAACGAGAGGAAAAAGCGATGGCAGAGAAACATTCTATCCTAGAGACACTGGAGGCCACCAGATCTTTTCTTCAGGACAGAGACAAGGAGATAATATCCTTAGAAGAGCTAATCAAGAAActcacaagagagaaagagatgggacAAAGTAAGATTGCAAGCCTACAACAGGATCTGAATAGGGTTAAGCAGTTGATGTCAGAGAAAGAAGAATTGCTTGTCAGACAGGCTGAAGAAATTAGCACACATCAGCTTAAAGTAGAACTCACACTCACAGAATTAAAGGAATGCCAGAATCAGGCAAGCCATCTGGAGGAAGTAATTAAACAGAGAGAACAAGAGAATGAGAAAGACTTCCAAGAGTTTCAGTAtagaaataaacagataaaagaaTATGAAGAATGTTCATGTGGAGAGGACGAATTTCTGAAGGAAGGACAAAATGAAAGGGAGGAAGAGATGAAAGCACAAGATGGGAGGAAGCAAAAgcaaatgaaatatgaaattaaGAAGCTTCAGGAAAGTATACAACATCTCCAACATGCACTGAAGGAAAAGGTTGATGAGGTCgaagggcagagagagaaagctgaacaacTGGAAGAGAAAGTCAGAAGTAAAGAAAAGGAATTGCTAATGTATAGTGAACAGCTGAAGGAAATAACTTCTGTTCTGAGATTGCAAGGCAGTAATGAAGAGAACAACTTAAAGAATTATATCCAAAGACTTCTTATATGGGAGGAGGAGGGTAAAGCCATGAGAGAGGCTCTTCAAGAAAAAGATCAGCAGTTGgaatggcaaaaggaaaaaaatcaacacttggaaaatgaaaaaaatgtcaaGAAAGAAGAATTGGATCGTATAACAGCTATTCTGAAAAAGAcagagagtggagagatagaaTGGAGAGAGCGAGCACAGAAATTGGGTTTGTCCCTTGCCCAGAGTGAACAGGCCCTGAGAGTCCTGAGAGAAGAAATGGTTATTGTACAGAGCATGGTTTCGGACAGGGACCGGGACAGGTTTCATTTGCAG GAGCAATTGGATACAACTCTCAGAGCTCTGGAGGAAGAGAGACTTATTACAAAAGCTCTGGTAGGAGATGTGGATAGATGGCCCGGAGACAATGATGTGCCAGATGTACAGCACAGAGTATCTGGAGAG GCTGTGAAAAAAGAGGGAGTGCTGCCATGGGTGGCTGAAAAGACACTCTTGCACAAGCGTCTACAGCTTCTGCAGCAAGCCGTTGCCAGGTTGGAGAATGATAAACAAGGTCTAGAGCAACACAATACCCAGCTTAGAAACGCACTACAGCAA GTAGAACATGAACGGAGGAAACTGAAAAAAAGTTGTGGAAACTTGTCTCTCAGCTTGGGACTCTCTCAAACGGACTCAGATCTGTCAAAGACTTCATCTTTTGGAAAG GAAGAAACTCAAGTCCTCCATAAGCAACTGGCAGAATTTCAGAAACAG gtttCTGTTCTACAAAAGCAGCTATCACTAGAACGGAAGCAGAAGCAGGATTATATTGATTCTTGTGccaaaagaaacagagagatttCAAGCTTGCACCAAGAACTCTCAGATTCGTTAGCTGCTGTGGCTAGGGAGCCTGAGGCTACTGTTCTGGAACTGGAGACCCACAAGCTGGATGAGTCCCTGAACCACAGTTTGGCACTGGCAGGTGTAGGCTGGGATTGCCTCATATCTGAAAAACAGCTAATGAGCTCAACACCAAAAAGTATCCCACAAAATTCAAGGTAG